A genomic region of Leptolyngbya sp. NIES-2104 contains the following coding sequences:
- a CDS encoding AraC family transcriptional regulator codes for MSDAIETYDSMSELYASFGGKLDQDVDFTIHRNEELYPNFPVKSPLFRTSFYSVLILREGRGRYLVDDQSYVTRGNIIYFTNPGHLKGFEVEETLRGYLITFTESFLKQYVHENILDEFPFLIAEVAPPNYPDREIFQIFDDLGGQLLQEYQSDSAYKYKVIGCLTVVLLLKIKEWFWKAYDPLTEASTSSNITLTFQRHLEAHFRDLLAGKCDRLFQVQDYAQAQYLHPNYFSTVIKYKTGKSVSHWIAEKTIAESKALLARSSESVQEIAFRLGFKDAGHFSRFFKKHTKLSPVSFRQSLSSGFNLEP; via the coding sequence ATGAGTGACGCGATTGAAACCTACGATTCGATGTCTGAACTTTATGCTTCCTTTGGCGGCAAGCTAGATCAAGATGTTGATTTTACGATTCATCGGAATGAGGAGCTTTATCCCAACTTTCCAGTCAAGTCTCCCTTGTTTCGGACAAGCTTCTACTCAGTTTTAATCCTGCGCGAAGGGCGAGGTCGCTACCTCGTTGATGACCAATCCTATGTGACGCGCGGTAACATCATTTATTTTACAAATCCGGGGCATCTGAAGGGATTCGAGGTTGAGGAAACGCTACGGGGATACCTCATCACCTTCACAGAATCATTCTTGAAGCAATATGTTCATGAGAACATTCTGGATGAATTTCCATTTCTGATTGCTGAAGTTGCGCCACCGAACTATCCCGATCGCGAAATTTTCCAAATCTTTGATGACTTGGGCGGTCAGTTGTTGCAGGAATATCAGTCAGATTCTGCTTATAAATACAAAGTGATTGGATGTTTAACGGTGGTATTGCTACTCAAAATTAAAGAGTGGTTTTGGAAGGCGTACGATCCACTGACTGAAGCTTCAACCAGCTCTAATATTACACTGACGTTTCAACGTCATCTCGAAGCGCACTTTCGCGATCTACTCGCTGGCAAGTGCGATCGCTTATTCCAAGTGCAGGACTATGCCCAAGCACAGTATTTACATCCTAACTATTTCAGCACTGTCATCAAATACAAAACAGGTAAATCAGTCAGTCATTGGATTGCGGAGAAGACGATCGCGGAGTCGAAGGCACTGTTGGCGCGATCGTCAGAATCAGTCCAGGAAATTGCATTTCGCTTGGGATTTAAGGATGCAGGACACTTCTCCCGTTTCTTCAAAAAACACACGAAACTGTCCCCTGTGAGCTTTCGGCAGAGCTTATCGAGCGGTTTCAATCTTGAGCCTTGA
- a CDS encoding SDR family oxidoreductase, whose amino-acid sequence MILITGANGQLGTAVVQNLLKKTSANQIAALVRDESKASALREQGVDIRVGNYDDTASLNNAMQGIETVLLIAGTDEENRLRQHQNVVNAAKKAGVQCVAYTSRSLKDRNTLANKLMEGHFQTEDYIKGCGLNYALFRNALYMDTIPQFVGEKVLDTGIYFPTGQGRVPFALRSEMGEAIANALLESGCDNRIYNLTGSESYSFDDVAATLSDLSGKAVAYTPIEKSAFEAKMKERSVPEMMIERVTGFLTDIKNGQEEEVSPDLENLLGRKPASLREGLKILFNL is encoded by the coding sequence ATGATTCTAATAACAGGTGCTAACGGACAGTTAGGTACAGCAGTCGTCCAAAATCTACTGAAAAAAACATCTGCTAACCAAATTGCTGCACTAGTGCGGGATGAAAGTAAAGCCTCTGCCTTGAGAGAACAAGGGGTAGACATTCGCGTCGGCAACTACGATGATACCGCTTCACTCAATAATGCGATGCAGGGAATTGAAACGGTTTTACTGATAGCCGGAACGGATGAAGAGAATCGTCTTCGGCAGCACCAAAATGTTGTGAATGCTGCAAAAAAGGCAGGGGTTCAATGTGTCGCCTACACCAGTCGATCGCTGAAAGACCGAAACACTTTGGCAAACAAGCTGATGGAGGGTCATTTTCAGACGGAAGACTATATCAAGGGGTGCGGGTTGAACTATGCCCTATTTCGCAATGCCTTATACATGGACACTATTCCGCAGTTCGTCGGGGAAAAAGTTTTGGATACAGGTATTTACTTCCCGACTGGACAAGGAAGAGTCCCTTTTGCCCTGAGAAGCGAAATGGGAGAAGCCATTGCAAATGCCCTGTTAGAAAGCGGTTGCGATAACCGCATTTACAACCTCACAGGAAGTGAATCCTATTCCTTTGACGATGTTGCAGCAACCCTTTCTGACTTATCAGGCAAAGCGGTAGCTTATACACCGATTGAGAAGTCAGCCTTTGAGGCGAAAATGAAAGAACGCAGTGTCCCCGAAATGATGATTGAGCGGGTCACAGGGTTTCTAACCGATATTAAAAACGGGCAGGAAGAAGAAGTCAGCCCCGATCTGGAGAATCTTCTGGGGCGAAAGCCTGCATCGCTCAGAGAGGGGTTGAAAATTCTTTTCAATTTATAG
- a CDS encoding ester cyclase translates to MNRLSFSTKAFVCATLVLLTLTLTAYQPAVGISTSPDKISASIATTGSPGFVSDDPRARGLIEIGEVGIARENNEALRNYFAPDFVLHGPGGDRTYEEVRDGFASMRAAFPDLSIVREYVIVDSNYVGARTRFSGTFKNDWRRSPNELVPPTGKPISWALNNIFRYNDSGRLAEEWVEYDIPALRRQLGVESE, encoded by the coding sequence ATGAACCGCCTATCGTTCTCTACAAAGGCATTCGTGTGCGCCACGCTCGTGCTGCTCACCCTCACCCTCACCGCTTACCAGCCCGCAGTCGGCATCTCGACCTCCCCCGACAAGATCTCCGCCAGCATCGCTACCACTGGCTCGCCCGGCTTCGTCTCCGACGATCCGCGCGCGCGGGGTCTCATCGAAATCGGTGAGGTGGGGATCGCACGGGAGAACAACGAGGCGCTCCGAAACTACTTCGCGCCAGACTTCGTCCTCCACGGTCCCGGAGGCGATCGCACTTACGAGGAGGTGCGCGATGGCTTCGCCTCGATGCGCGCCGCCTTCCCAGATCTCTCCATTGTCCGCGAGTATGTCATCGTCGACAGCAACTACGTTGGTGCGCGAACTCGGTTCTCCGGCACGTTTAAGAACGACTGGAGGAGGTCGCCAAACGAACTCGTTCCGCCGACGGGCAAGCCCATTAGCTGGGCGTTAAACAATATCTTCCGGTACAACGACAGCGGTCGGCTCGCCGAGGAGTGGGTCGAGTACGACATTCCGGCGCTCCGTCGGCAGCTCGGCGTGGAATCTGAGTAG
- a CDS encoding SDR family oxidoreductase has protein sequence MSYTRLLNWAVELWRSKPMSVSLVKSIDGRLIYMSSIAARTGGMVSAAYAASKAGIEGLMHYYATFLLPYRITANAIAPALIASDIVNEMKLPPPDELPLGRVGRPEEIWSTVRMILETEYLTGQTIHINAGRYMT, from the coding sequence ATGTCGTACACGAGATTACTGAACTGGGCGGTCGAGCTGTGGCGATCAAAGCCGATGTCAGTATCTCTGGTGAAGTCGATCGATGGACGCTTAATCTATATGTCTTCGATTGCTGCTCGAACAGGCGGCATGGTCTCTGCTGCCTATGCTGCCTCGAAAGCTGGGATTGAAGGACTGATGCACTACTATGCGACCTTCCTGCTGCCCTACCGGATCACAGCCAATGCTATTGCTCCGGCTCTGATCGCCAGTGATATCGTCAATGAGATGAAGCTACCCCCTCCGGACGAGCTGCCACTGGGTCGTGTTGGAAGACCGGAAGAGATCTGGTCAACGGTGCGGATGATCTTGGAAACAGAATATCTGACTGGGCAGACGATCCACATCAATGCCGGACGTTACATGACATGA
- a CDS encoding SDR family oxidoreductase translates to MKILENKVALVTGGTSGIGKATAIALGIAGAKVVFSGRREEEGENTANSIRQSGAECLFVRSDVSSESEVKALVQKTVESYGRLDCAFNNAGIESPSKPLHEQSIEDFDKLMAINVRGLFLCMKSEIQQMLTQGGGVIVNNSSMGGLIAFPGISPYHASKHAVMGLTRSAALDYAKQGIRINAINPGIIATEMMDRLSATGTSPEQFASIVPMGRMGKPEEIAATVVFLCSDAASYITGQPIVIDGGYTAA, encoded by the coding sequence ATGAAGATACTTGAGAATAAAGTTGCCTTGGTGACTGGCGGAACATCGGGAATTGGGAAAGCAACTGCCATAGCACTGGGAATTGCAGGCGCAAAGGTGGTTTTTTCGGGCAGACGCGAGGAGGAAGGCGAAAACACTGCTAACTCAATCCGTCAGTCTGGGGCTGAATGCTTATTCGTGCGGTCGGATGTATCGAGTGAGTCAGAGGTTAAGGCACTGGTTCAGAAGACGGTTGAAAGCTACGGTAGATTAGATTGTGCGTTCAACAACGCTGGGATTGAATCGCCCTCAAAGCCCCTACACGAACAGTCGATCGAGGATTTCGACAAACTGATGGCGATTAACGTGCGAGGTCTGTTCTTGTGTATGAAATCTGAAATCCAGCAGATGCTTACTCAAGGAGGCGGAGTCATTGTCAACAATTCTTCAATGGGTGGATTAATTGCATTTCCTGGAATAAGTCCTTATCATGCCAGCAAACATGCCGTGATGGGACTAACACGTTCTGCTGCACTCGACTATGCTAAGCAAGGCATTCGGATTAACGCGATTAATCCTGGAATCATTGCTACAGAAATGATGGATCGCCTTTCTGCCACAGGGACTAGCCCAGAGCAGTTTGCATCGATCGTCCCGATGGGTCGAATGGGTAAACCTGAAGAAATTGCTGCAACGGTTGTGTTTCTGTGTTCTGATGCTGCCAGCTATATTACAGGTCAGCCGATCGTGATTGATGGCGGATACACAGCAGCCTGA
- a CDS encoding NADP-dependent oxidoreductase, whose amino-acid sequence MAIEHGGKMRAVVINEYGNEDVLNYTDVDRPEPKADEVLVKVHAAAVNPADWKIREGMGEQFGFKLPFILGGDIAGTVEAVGDDVESFKQGDAVYGITVSSLSGGYAEYAVAKADAIAPKPESITFEAAAAIPIAALTAWQAMFDLANLSSGQRILITGASGGVGSMAVQLAKAKGAIVVGIASGKNEQYVRDLGVDEFVDYTQQPFEEVVKDVDVVFDTVGGDTSTQAFQTLKKGGFLVAAPEHPSEEKAREFGVEVAMVYCQPNAQQLAEINCLIDEGKLKIHIETVLPLTEVKKAHQLSQSGRTRGKIVLQVEA is encoded by the coding sequence ATGGCAATTGAACATGGAGGAAAGATGAGAGCAGTAGTGATTAATGAATACGGCAATGAAGACGTTTTGAATTACACCGATGTCGATCGCCCAGAGCCGAAAGCAGACGAAGTGCTGGTGAAAGTTCACGCCGCAGCAGTCAATCCGGCTGACTGGAAGATCCGCGAGGGCATGGGCGAACAGTTTGGGTTCAAACTTCCGTTCATTCTGGGTGGCGACATTGCCGGAACTGTCGAAGCGGTAGGCGATGACGTTGAAAGTTTCAAGCAGGGCGACGCGGTTTATGGAATAACCGTGTCCAGCCTCTCCGGTGGTTACGCTGAGTATGCGGTTGCAAAGGCGGACGCGATCGCGCCCAAACCCGAAAGCATTACGTTTGAAGCGGCGGCAGCAATTCCAATTGCCGCGTTGACAGCATGGCAAGCGATGTTCGATTTAGCGAATCTGAGCAGCGGGCAGAGAATCTTGATCACCGGGGCATCAGGCGGAGTTGGTTCGATGGCGGTTCAGCTTGCTAAAGCCAAAGGCGCGATCGTGGTTGGCATAGCTTCGGGCAAAAACGAACAGTACGTTCGCGATTTGGGCGTAGATGAATTCGTGGATTACACGCAGCAACCGTTTGAAGAAGTCGTCAAAGATGTGGATGTCGTTTTCGATACGGTCGGCGGCGACACATCAACGCAAGCCTTCCAAACGCTGAAAAAGGGTGGCTTTCTAGTCGCGGCACCGGAACATCCATCCGAAGAAAAAGCACGCGAATTTGGCGTAGAAGTCGCTATGGTCTACTGTCAGCCGAACGCGCAGCAATTGGCTGAAATCAACTGTCTGATTGACGAGGGCAAGTTGAAAATACATATCGAAACGGTTTTGCCACTCACAGAAGTAAAGAAGGCGCATCAACTTTCGCAAAGCGGGCGCACACGCGGCAAAATTGTTTTGCAGGTTGAAGCATAG
- a CDS encoding NAD(P)H-binding protein, with the protein MAKYLVLGASGQTGAATTNALIGHSTVRVAVRSESKGAAWKERGAEVAIVEDVTDIDALACAFEGMAGAFVLNPPDYTSDDMFARAKQVASAIVEAAQRAHLPKIVALSSIGSHLSRGTGNILTTHILEEALKRLPAEVAIGFVRAASFMENWQSLLPVAQQKGILPSFYTPLERAMPMVSTIDIGQACADGLVQEWQGTQVWELHGPQPLSPNQVAASFSRILQRDVQAVVIPESEWTSTLAQMGNSPSATQSYSEMLSAFNNGTLVCEEHGTKRLQGKTTIDEAVRSWASTNSP; encoded by the coding sequence ATGGCTAAATACCTTGTGTTGGGAGCGTCGGGACAGACAGGTGCAGCGACGACAAACGCCCTGATCGGACATTCGACTGTACGTGTAGCTGTACGAAGTGAAAGTAAAGGTGCTGCTTGGAAAGAGCGAGGAGCCGAGGTTGCGATTGTCGAAGATGTGACCGATATTGATGCCCTGGCTTGTGCGTTCGAGGGCATGGCAGGAGCGTTTGTTTTGAATCCACCTGACTACACCTCAGATGATATGTTTGCGCGTGCCAAGCAAGTCGCTTCGGCGATCGTTGAAGCTGCACAGCGGGCGCATTTGCCCAAAATTGTCGCATTGTCCTCGATCGGATCGCATCTCTCGCGAGGAACTGGCAACATTCTAACAACCCATATTTTGGAAGAGGCACTCAAACGTTTGCCAGCCGAGGTCGCAATCGGATTTGTGCGCGCCGCATCGTTCATGGAGAACTGGCAGTCGCTTTTGCCAGTGGCGCAACAAAAGGGCATATTGCCGTCTTTTTACACTCCGCTGGAGCGTGCCATGCCGATGGTTTCTACGATCGACATTGGGCAGGCATGTGCTGACGGCTTGGTGCAAGAGTGGCAAGGCACACAGGTCTGGGAACTTCATGGACCACAGCCTTTAAGCCCTAATCAGGTTGCCGCCAGTTTTAGCAGAATCTTGCAGCGCGATGTTCAAGCCGTTGTTATTCCTGAGAGCGAATGGACTTCGACGTTGGCGCAAATGGGTAACAGTCCCTCAGCCACTCAATCATATAGTGAGATGCTGAGTGCTTTTAACAATGGGACATTGGTTTGCGAGGAACACGGCACAAAAAGGCTTCAAGGAAAAACCACAATTGACGAAGCTGTTCGATCCTGGGCGAGTACCAACAGCCCTTAG
- a CDS encoding NAD(P)-dependent alcohol dehydrogenase gives MRLCYGLAALTQGDRLVPWAFERRQLRPNDIAVKVQFCGVCHSDLHAIRGNSRFPLVPGHEMVGEVTEIGVEVTKFQVGDAVVVGNIVDSCGHCPPCKSHEESYCREFPTTTYDGIDRHDGSITRGSYSNEYVVKTDFAYHLPSGLDPASVAPLVCAGVTTWSPLHQWNIGPGKTVGIVGIGGLGHLAIKFAHALGAQVIVFTTSEQKLATALELGADEAILSTDAEKMAAQKYRFDFILDTVSARHLLDPYLLALNLDGTLCCLGIPDRMDFTPVLLTMGRRRLTSSGSAGTLETQEMLDFCSKHKIAADVEVISAADINQGFDRLERGDVHYRLVIDMATLKAPDGDKAES, from the coding sequence ATGCGTCTCTGTTACGGGCTTGCAGCTTTAACTCAGGGCGATCGCCTCGTTCCTTGGGCGTTTGAGCGACGGCAATTGCGACCCAACGATATTGCAGTGAAAGTTCAGTTCTGTGGTGTTTGCCACAGCGACTTGCACGCGATTCGAGGCAATAGCCGCTTTCCATTAGTTCCAGGGCATGAGATGGTGGGTGAAGTCACAGAAATCGGCGTAGAAGTGACGAAATTCCAAGTTGGCGATGCCGTGGTAGTCGGCAACATTGTCGATTCCTGCGGACACTGCCCACCCTGCAAAAGCCACGAGGAATCCTATTGTCGCGAATTTCCGACGACAACTTATGATGGCATCGATCGGCACGATGGCAGCATCACGCGCGGCAGCTACTCGAATGAGTATGTCGTCAAAACTGATTTTGCTTATCATCTGCCTTCCGGTCTCGATCCAGCAAGTGTGGCACCGCTAGTTTGCGCGGGAGTAACAACCTGGTCGCCGCTACATCAGTGGAACATTGGACCTGGAAAGACGGTTGGGATTGTTGGAATCGGCGGTCTCGGTCATCTGGCAATTAAATTTGCCCATGCCCTGGGCGCTCAGGTGATTGTCTTTACGACTTCCGAGCAGAAGCTTGCTACTGCGCTGGAACTGGGTGCGGACGAGGCGATTTTATCGACGGATGCCGAGAAAATGGCGGCTCAGAAATACCGCTTTGATTTCATCCTGGACACGGTATCAGCGCGACATCTACTTGATCCGTATCTGCTGGCGCTGAACCTTGATGGCACACTCTGCTGTCTGGGAATCCCCGATCGCATGGATTTCACGCCTGTCCTCTTAACAATGGGTCGGCGGCGGCTAACCAGTTCGGGGTCAGCGGGGACGTTAGAAACCCAAGAAATGTTGGACTTTTGTAGTAAGCACAAGATTGCAGCGGATGTCGAAGTGATTTCGGCTGCGGATATCAATCAGGGTTTCGATCGGCTGGAGCGAGGAGATGTTCACTATCGTCTGGTGATTGATATGGCGACACTTAAGGCACCAGATGGAGACAAGGCTGAATCTTGA
- a CDS encoding SDR family oxidoreductase — MLNVENKVIAITGASSGIGEASAKLLAQNGAKVVLGARRTEKLEKIVKDIRSSGGIAEFKAVDVTDRQDMNAFIHFAKEKFDRIDVIFNNAGVMPLSLMSALKVDEWDKMINVNIKGVLNGIAAGLPIMEAQGGGQFINTASIAAHQVGPTSAVYSATKFAVWAISDGLRQESKNIRVTIISPGVVETELGSDISDETSKGLLQELRKTALTSDAIARAVLYAVAQPEDVDVNEIIVRPTASAF, encoded by the coding sequence ATGTTAAATGTGGAAAATAAAGTTATTGCCATTACGGGAGCCAGTAGCGGCATCGGTGAAGCCTCCGCCAAGTTGCTGGCTCAAAATGGAGCAAAAGTAGTTTTGGGCGCACGCCGCACGGAAAAGCTAGAAAAGATTGTGAAAGATATCCGCTCATCCGGTGGAATCGCCGAATTCAAAGCGGTCGATGTCACCGATCGCCAGGATATGAATGCGTTCATTCACTTTGCTAAAGAGAAGTTTGATCGCATTGATGTGATTTTCAACAATGCAGGCGTGATGCCTCTGTCCCTGATGAGCGCACTCAAAGTTGACGAGTGGGACAAGATGATTAACGTCAACATCAAGGGTGTTCTGAATGGCATTGCTGCGGGACTGCCGATCATGGAAGCACAAGGCGGCGGTCAGTTTATCAATACCGCCTCGATCGCTGCCCATCAGGTCGGACCTACAAGCGCTGTTTATTCTGCAACAAAGTTTGCGGTTTGGGCGATATCGGACGGTCTGCGGCAGGAGTCAAAAAACATCCGCGTGACGATCATCTCTCCTGGCGTAGTGGAAACTGAACTGGGTTCTGATATCTCAGATGAAACATCAAAAGGCTTGTTGCAAGAACTCCGCAAAACTGCGCTAACGTCGGATGCGATCGCCAGAGCCGTCTTATATGCGGTGGCTCAACCAGAGGATGTCGATGTCAATGAAATTATTGTTCGTCCGACTGCCAGCGCATTTTAA
- a CDS encoding SDR family NAD(P)-dependent oxidoreductase, whose product MQIVEHFYPVLKPQSGGLGNKWRGLCIEEPNLQPYDKRIRTTQKDKAMTKIALVTGSSRGLGKSTALNLAKKGVDVIVTYHRNAEEAKNVVAEIEQLGAKAVALQLDTGDTKTFDRFAAQVQQSLKDNWQAEQFDFLVNNAGTGVYASFAETTEEDFDHLMNIHLKGVFFLTQKLLPLMNDGGRIVNLSSGLARFSLPGYAAYASMKGAIEVLTRYLAKELGSRQIAVNTVAPGAIETDFAGGAVRDNPEMNKSVASLTALGRVGLPDDIGGAIASLLSQDNQWVNAQRIEVSGGQSI is encoded by the coding sequence TTGCAGATTGTAGAACATTTTTATCCAGTCCTAAAACCACAATCTGGAGGATTAGGCAATAAATGGCGAGGTTTGTGTATTGAAGAACCCAATCTGCAACCCTACGATAAACGTATTCGGACAACACAGAAGGATAAGGCAATGACCAAAATTGCATTAGTAACGGGATCGAGCCGAGGACTGGGCAAAAGTACTGCTTTGAACCTGGCTAAAAAAGGAGTTGATGTCATCGTCACTTATCATCGCAATGCTGAAGAAGCGAAGAACGTGGTCGCAGAAATTGAACAGCTTGGCGCTAAAGCGGTAGCACTGCAATTAGATACTGGCGACACTAAAACGTTTGATCGTTTCGCCGCACAAGTCCAGCAGTCACTTAAAGATAACTGGCAAGCCGAGCAGTTTGATTTTTTGGTGAATAATGCTGGAACGGGTGTTTACGCCTCTTTTGCCGAAACCACCGAGGAAGATTTTGACCATTTGATGAACATTCACCTCAAGGGCGTTTTCTTCCTCACTCAGAAACTATTGCCACTGATGAATGACGGCGGACGAATCGTCAATCTTTCATCTGGGTTGGCGCGATTTAGCCTACCAGGTTATGCAGCTTACGCCAGTATGAAAGGCGCGATCGAGGTGTTAACTCGCTACCTAGCCAAAGAACTAGGATCGAGACAAATCGCAGTCAATACAGTCGCTCCAGGTGCGATCGAAACTGATTTTGCGGGTGGTGCAGTCCGCGATAATCCAGAAATGAATAAATCCGTTGCTTCCCTAACGGCGCTCGGTCGCGTGGGTCTGCCAGATGATATCGGGGGCGCGATCGCATCACTCCTATCCCAAGACAATCAATGGGTGAATGCCCAGCGTATCGAAGTCTCCGGCGGTCAGTCGATTTAA
- a CDS encoding AraC family transcriptional regulator: MTDELIADRCRELAALINRHTNGDGYHQTRIAPLGFSRESLTSTRLHGVSTPMLAIVVQGKKGAALGEEIYRYGEAQYLVVSVDQPISGFILEATPDRPYLGFKLDLDPHELCELIAVQTTAIADKKETSVRGFFVSTANLSLLDCALRLIQLLDTPEDIPILAPMMIREIYYRLLIGEQSEAVRQIATSGSNMQRIAAVIQSIKVDFAKPLRVADLAEQASMSPSSFHHHFKQVTSMSPLQYQKQIRLLEARRLMLVEDYNAITAADRVGYESPSQFSREYARLFGAPPIQDIGRLLSVS; the protein is encoded by the coding sequence ATGACAGATGAACTCATCGCCGATCGATGTCGAGAATTAGCCGCCCTGATCAATCGCCATACCAATGGTGACGGTTATCATCAAACGAGGATCGCGCCGCTAGGATTTAGCCGTGAGTCTTTGACGAGTACGAGGCTGCATGGAGTCAGCACCCCAATGCTGGCGATCGTGGTTCAGGGCAAAAAAGGTGCCGCGCTGGGTGAGGAAATCTATCGATATGGTGAAGCGCAATATCTGGTGGTTTCAGTTGATCAGCCGATTAGCGGATTTATTCTCGAAGCGACTCCCGATCGCCCTTATTTAGGATTCAAGCTGGATCTTGACCCGCACGAACTTTGTGAACTTATTGCAGTTCAGACGACTGCGATCGCGGATAAAAAAGAAACTTCAGTCCGAGGCTTTTTCGTCAGCACCGCTAATCTATCATTGCTTGATTGCGCCCTGCGATTGATCCAGTTATTGGATACTCCTGAAGATATTCCAATTCTAGCTCCGATGATGATTCGCGAAATTTACTACCGCTTGTTGATCGGCGAACAAAGTGAAGCCGTTCGTCAGATTGCGACATCGGGGAGCAACATGCAGCGGATCGCAGCAGTCATTCAAAGCATCAAGGTAGATTTTGCTAAACCCCTGCGCGTTGCTGATCTCGCTGAACAAGCCAGCATGTCGCCTTCCTCTTTCCACCATCATTTTAAGCAAGTGACCTCAATGAGTCCGCTGCAATATCAAAAGCAGATCCGGCTCCTAGAAGCTCGTCGGCTCATGCTGGTGGAAGATTACAATGCGATTACGGCTGCCGATCGAGTCGGCTATGAAAGTCCATCTCAGTTCAGCCGGGAATATGCTCGCCTGTTTGGTGCGCCGCCCATTCAGGATATCGGGCGTTTACTCTCAGTTAGCTAA
- a CDS encoding class I SAM-dependent methyltransferase, whose protein sequence is MQNQQAPILFNQKTASSYDKQNALWEAGREALFSLMRLILSELPADARILCVGAGTGTEMIALAQAFPQWQFTAVEPASAMLDVCRRKADESDITSRCTFHEGYLDSLPASEAFDAATCLLVSQFLKQAEERSRFFGQIAQRLRPGGVLISSDLVLGMSPPVYQSLIEVWLRMQGSGWSEEDIEKMRAVWSLHITALTLPEIEAIIAAGGFDTPVLFFQTLFIHAWFSKRTAPD, encoded by the coding sequence ATGCAAAACCAACAGGCACCCATTTTATTCAACCAAAAGACTGCGTCTTCCTACGACAAGCAAAATGCTCTTTGGGAGGCGGGGCGCGAGGCGCTCTTTTCATTGATGCGCCTGATTCTCTCAGAGCTTCCGGCTGATGCACGGATTCTGTGCGTGGGTGCCGGAACCGGAACGGAAATGATCGCTCTGGCGCAAGCCTTTCCGCAATGGCAATTCACAGCGGTCGAGCCAGCATCTGCAATGCTGGACGTTTGTCGTCGAAAAGCCGACGAAAGCGACATCACCTCGCGTTGCACGTTCCACGAAGGTTATCTCGATTCGCTGCCCGCTTCGGAGGCATTCGATGCGGCGACTTGCCTGTTGGTCTCTCAGTTCCTAAAGCAAGCGGAAGAGCGGAGTCGCTTTTTCGGTCAAATCGCACAACGCCTTCGCCCCGGTGGAGTTTTGATCAGTTCCGACTTAGTTCTGGGTATGTCACCGCCAGTTTATCAGAGCTTGATTGAAGTTTGGTTGCGAATGCAAGGCTCAGGCTGGAGTGAGGAAGACATCGAAAAGATGCGCGCTGTTTGGAGTCTTCACATCACGGCTTTAACTCTGCCTGAAATCGAAGCAATCATCGCAGCGGGCGGCTTTGATACTCCAGTGTTGTTTTTTCAAACCCTTTTCATTCACGCCTGGTTTTCAAAGCGAACAGCACCGGATTAA
- a CDS encoding NAD(P)-dependent oxidoreductase: MTALVRNPDKFEMQHNSLQVVQGDILDRVSLDAMQQQDAVISSLGTRKISFEPVTLLSEGTKNLVQAMERHGVKRLICITGVGAGDSKGHGGFFYDKLILPLILQRIYDDKDRQEAEIRQSNLDWTIVRPGGLTDDPAKGHYRVMTDLTGVTAGKISRSDVADFVLHQLSDDLYLHQAPLIFY; encoded by the coding sequence ATCACTGCGCTTGTTCGCAATCCCGACAAGTTTGAAATGCAGCACAACTCTCTCCAGGTTGTGCAAGGGGACATCCTCGATCGCGTCTCATTAGATGCGATGCAGCAGCAAGATGCAGTCATCAGCTCCTTGGGCACGAGAAAAATCAGTTTTGAACCAGTGACGCTACTCTCGGAAGGCACAAAAAACTTAGTTCAGGCGATGGAGCGGCACGGTGTCAAGCGATTGATTTGCATTACTGGAGTGGGTGCAGGGGATAGTAAAGGTCATGGCGGTTTCTTCTATGACAAGCTGATTCTGCCATTGATATTGCAGCGGATCTATGACGACAAAGACCGTCAGGAAGCCGAAATTCGCCAGAGTAATCTCGATTGGACGATCGTGCGTCCGGGAGGATTGACCGATGATCCTGCCAAAGGGCATTACCGAGTGATGACTGATTTAACTGGGGTGACAGCCGGAAAAATCTCGCGATCGGACGTGGCGGATTTTGTCCTTCATCAACTTAGCGACGATCTCTATCTGCACCAAGCACCACTGATTTTTTACTAA